The window GCGCGCGCCGCGCAGCGCGCGCACCGAGTCGTCGACCGTGTGCCTGCGTCCGAGCGCCTCGAGCAGCTTCGGCTGGAACGATTGCACGCCGATGGAAAGCCGGTTCACGCCGGCCTCGCGGAAGCCCGCGAGCCGCGCCTCGTCGACGGTGCCGGGATTCGCTTCGAGCGTGATCTCGACGTCGCCGGCGACCGCGACCCGATCGCGCACCTCGCGCAGCAGCCGCGCGATCGTCCGCGGCGCGAACAGCGACGGCGTGCCGCCGCCGAAGAAGATGCTCGTCACCGTCGCGCCTGCGAACGGCTCCTCGCGCACGCGGTGCGCGAGCTCCGCGATCAGCGCGCCTGCGTACTCTTCCTCCGGCCAGGCGCGCGCCGCGTAGGAGTTGAAGTCACAGTAGGGACACTTGGCGAGGCAGTAGGGGATGTGCAGGTAGAGCGCGACCTCTTGGCTGGTCACTTTCGGGACGCTACCGTCGCTCGGGTGGAGCCGCAACCGAGCAACGCTTCCGCGGCCCCGCGCGTCGCGAGCGCGACGTCCGTCATCCCCACCGAAGCGTCGAGCCCCGCGCGTGACGCCGTCGTCGTGGGACGCGGCGTCTACAAGGAGTACTCGGGTCGCGCCGTGGTGTGCGGAATCGACTTCACCGTCGAGCGCCGCGAGTGCGTCGGCTTTCTCGGCCCGAACGGCGCCGGCAAGACCACGACGATCCGCATGATGACCTGCCAGTCGCCGCTCGGCGGCGGCGAGATCCGCGTCTTCGGCATGCCGGTCGGGCCCGCGTACGAGCGCGCGATCAAGAGCCGGCTCGGCGTGGTGCCGCAGGACGAGAACCTCGATCCCGACCTCGGCGTGCTGACCAACCTGCTCGTCTACGCGAGCTACTTCGGCATCCCGCGCGCGCTCGCGAAGGCGCGCGCCGAGGAGCTGCTGACGCTGTTCGCGCTCGCCGATCGCAAGGACGCGCGCATCGACACGCTGTCGGGCGGCATGAAGCGGCGGCTCTCGATCGCGCGCGCGCTGATCAACGAGCCGGAGCTGCTGGTCCTCGACGAGCCGACCACCGGCCTCGACCCGCAGGCGCGGCATCTCGTGTGGGAGAAGCTGCGCGAGCTCCGACGCCGCGGCACCACGATGCTGCTCACCACGCACTACATGGAGGAGGCGGCGCAGCTCTGCGATCGTATCCTGATCATCGACGGCGGCAAGATCATCGCGGAGGGCACGCCGCGCGAGCTGATCCGTCGCTACGCCGGCAAGGAGGTGTTCGAGGTGTTCGCGCCCTACGACGCCTCGCTTCCCGAGCGCGCGTCGCGGCTCGCGTCGCGCGCCGAGGCGACGGCGGATGCGCTGCGCCTCTACCTCGACGAGGGCGACGACCCGAGGCCGCTGCTCGAGGCGCTCGCGGGCTGCGACTTCCTGCACCGCGCGGCGAACCTCGAGGACGTCTTTCTGCGCTTGACCAAGCGCGAGCTGCGCGACTGAGAGATGACGAGCATCGGAGCACCCGGCGCCACCGTCGCCGCGACCAGCGAAGACCACGTTCCGCGCGTCGCCGCCCCCGGCGGCCACGACGGCGTTCCGTCCGCGGCGCCGACCGCAGGACTCGACCTGCGCAGCGTCGTGCGCGTCACGCGGCGCAACTTCCTCTCGTGGCGGCGCTTCTACCGCGCGAGCCTGGTGAGCTCGCTCGGCGACCCGCTGCTGTTCCTCTTC is drawn from Candidatus Binatia bacterium and contains these coding sequences:
- a CDS encoding ATP-binding cassette domain-containing protein, which gives rise to MGRGVYKEYSGRAVVCGIDFTVERRECVGFLGPNGAGKTTTIRMMTCQSPLGGGEIRVFGMPVGPAYERAIKSRLGVVPQDENLDPDLGVLTNLLVYASYFGIPRALAKARAEELLTLFALADRKDARIDTLSGGMKRRLSIARALINEPELLVLDEPTTGLDPQARHLVWEKLRELRRRGTTMLLTTHYMEEAAQLCDRILIIDGGKIIAEGTPRELIRRYAGKEVFEVFAPYDASLPERASRLASRAEATADALRLYLDEGDDPRPLLEALAGCDFLHRAANLEDVFLRLTKRELRD